In Sphingobacterium thalpophilum, a genomic segment contains:
- the ytxJ gene encoding bacillithiol system redox-active protein YtxJ, which yields MINWIELNTEEQLQNLYQSDKVVAIFKHSTTCGISNMAKRSLERMSATSDHDYAIYLLDLLRYRPLSNEIAQRWNVTHQSPQILIVEGKDSLYDASHGDIQFDEIEQYLTAI from the coding sequence ATGATTAATTGGATAGAATTAAATACAGAAGAACAGCTACAGAATCTTTATCAATCCGATAAAGTTGTAGCCATCTTTAAACATAGCACGACTTGTGGTATTAGCAATATGGCTAAGCGTAGTCTTGAGCGTATGTCTGCTACTTCAGACCATGATTATGCGATTTATCTTTTAGACCTTTTGCGTTACCGCCCACTATCGAATGAGATTGCCCAACGTTGGAATGTAACACATCAATCCCCTCAGATACTGATTGTTGAAGGAAAAGACAGTTTATATGACGCTTCACATGGTGATATCCAATTTGATGAGATAGAACAATACCTAACAGCAATTTGA
- a CDS encoding isoaspartyl peptidase/L-asparaginase, with the protein MIYNLQNGGRRKMNNLKICAMIIVGSLLAISCKSYKKPVAMTEEKFVLAIHGGAGTILKKNMTDSMEQAYRIVLEQALRMGYQKLQEGKSSLEAVESAIHVMEDSPLFNAGKGAVFTHDGRNELDASIMDGKSLAAGAVAGVTTIKNPISAAKAVMEKSEHVMMVGKGAEEFAKQVGLTILDPSYFWTEARWEALQKVSKDDSTRTQLDHDQKQSSRLGVINKDAKFGTVGCVALDKAGNLAAGTSTGGMTNKKFGRVGDSPIIGAGTYANNNTCAVSCTGWGEYYIRTVAAYSVSALMEYKGERVDQASRQVIDRIGEMGGNGGMIALDKNGHVAMPFNTAGMYRGTVTKDGKITVEIYK; encoded by the coding sequence ATGATTTACAATCTTCAGAATGGTGGGAGAAGGAAGATGAATAACCTCAAGATATGCGCCATGATAATTGTGGGAAGCCTGTTGGCAATTTCCTGTAAATCGTATAAAAAACCTGTGGCCATGACGGAGGAAAAATTTGTTTTGGCGATCCATGGTGGAGCGGGGACGATCTTGAAAAAGAATATGACAGATTCGATGGAGCAAGCTTATAGGATCGTCTTGGAGCAAGCGCTTCGTATGGGCTATCAAAAGTTGCAAGAAGGTAAATCCAGCTTGGAAGCCGTCGAATCTGCTATCCATGTTATGGAAGACTCACCCTTGTTTAATGCAGGGAAAGGAGCGGTTTTTACACATGACGGACGCAACGAACTGGATGCTTCCATCATGGATGGTAAATCCTTAGCCGCAGGCGCCGTTGCAGGAGTGACGACGATCAAAAATCCAATCTCGGCAGCCAAGGCGGTGATGGAAAAATCTGAGCATGTTATGATGGTGGGTAAAGGTGCCGAAGAGTTTGCGAAGCAAGTGGGATTGACGATCCTAGATCCTTCTTATTTTTGGACGGAAGCACGTTGGGAAGCTTTGCAGAAAGTGAGCAAGGATGACAGTACACGAACACAACTAGATCACGATCAAAAACAAAGCTCACGTTTAGGTGTCATCAATAAAGATGCTAAATTCGGTACAGTAGGATGTGTTGCTTTGGATAAAGCAGGTAACTTGGCAGCGGGTACATCTACAGGAGGGATGACAAACAAGAAGTTTGGGCGGGTCGGAGATTCGCCAATTATCGGAGCTGGAACGTATGCGAACAATAATACCTGTGCTGTTTCCTGTACTGGATGGGGTGAATATTATATTCGCACCGTGGCCGCATATTCGGTGTCCGCTTTAATGGAATATAAAGGGGAACGTGTTGATCAAGCGAGCAGGCAAGTAATCGACCGGATTGGTGAAATGGGCGGTAATGGCGGCATGATCGCATTGGATAAAAATGGACATGTTGCTATGCCTTTTAATACCGCCGGCATGTATCGGGGTACGGTGACTAAAGACGGTAAAATAACAGTGGAAATTTATAAATAG
- a CDS encoding RNA-binding S4 domain-containing protein, translating into MAGTSEKLRIDKYLWSIRLFKTRTLATEACKAGRVKLKGQNIKPSYEVKIGDVYHVQKGIEKKVVMVTGLLERRVDAKTAVQFYEDQTPVEETVGFKSVFHAPVLKRDRGTGRPTKKDRREIDDLQSSEWWEKEDE; encoded by the coding sequence ATGGCTGGAACATCAGAAAAATTGAGAATTGATAAATATTTGTGGTCAATTCGCTTATTTAAGACAAGAACTTTGGCAACAGAGGCCTGTAAGGCAGGTCGGGTGAAACTAAAAGGCCAAAATATAAAACCCTCTTATGAAGTTAAGATCGGAGATGTATACCATGTCCAAAAGGGAATTGAGAAAAAAGTGGTGATGGTGACAGGTCTTTTGGAACGTCGTGTTGACGCCAAGACTGCTGTTCAATTCTACGAGGATCAAACACCTGTTGAAGAAACTGTAGGGTTTAAATCCGTATTTCATGCTCCTGTCCTAAAACGCGACCGCGGTACAGGGCGCCCTACGAAAAAAGACCGTCGTGAGATAGATGATTTACAATCTTCAGAATGGTGGGAGAAGGAAGATGAATAA
- a CDS encoding 2,3,4,5-tetrahydropyridine-2,6-dicarboxylate N-succinyltransferase, which yields MVEPLKKLIEEAWEDRQLLEYKEYTEAIRAVIMKLDSGEIRVAEMIGTRWHVNDWIKKAVILYFPINDMREMTAGPFVFHDKMKLKTDYKHTGVRVVPGASARLGAYLAKGVIMMPSYVNIGAYVDEGTMVDTWATVGSCAQIGKHVHLSGGVGIGGVLEPVQAAPVIIEDNVFIGSRAIVVEGIRVEKEAVLGANVVLTASTKIIDVTGPQPVEYKGYVPARSVVIPGSYTKKFAAGEYQVPCALIIGQRKESTDKKTSLNDALRDHNVAV from the coding sequence ATGGTAGAGCCACTTAAAAAACTGATTGAGGAAGCTTGGGAAGATAGGCAATTATTAGAATATAAAGAATATACAGAAGCCATCCGCGCTGTTATCATGAAATTAGATAGCGGTGAAATCCGCGTCGCTGAAATGATCGGTACAAGATGGCACGTCAATGACTGGATTAAGAAAGCTGTTATTTTATATTTTCCAATCAATGATATGCGCGAAATGACTGCAGGTCCTTTTGTGTTTCATGATAAAATGAAATTAAAGACAGACTACAAGCACACTGGAGTACGTGTTGTACCAGGGGCTTCTGCTCGTTTAGGTGCATATTTGGCTAAAGGAGTGATTATGATGCCTTCTTACGTTAATATCGGTGCTTATGTAGACGAAGGTACCATGGTGGATACCTGGGCAACTGTTGGCTCTTGTGCGCAAATTGGGAAACATGTACACTTAAGTGGCGGCGTCGGAATTGGAGGTGTATTGGAGCCGGTACAAGCAGCCCCGGTTATTATTGAGGACAATGTTTTTATCGGTTCAAGAGCGATCGTAGTAGAAGGCATTCGTGTAGAAAAAGAGGCTGTATTAGGTGCTAATGTGGTATTGACAGCGTCAACAAAAATTATCGACGTTACGGGACCTCAACCAGTAGAATATAAAGGTTATGTACCTGCCCGCTCTGTTGTTATCCCGGGTTCTTACACCAAAAAATTTGCGGCAGGGGAATATCAAGTTCCTTGCGCTTTGATCATTGGTCAACGTAAAGAGTCTACAGACAAAAAGACTTCATTAAATGATGCACTACGTGATCATAATGTAGCTGTATAA
- a CDS encoding L-threonylcarbamoyladenylate synthase gives MSAFVDREDLNKALETLKNGGLILYPTDTIWGIGCDATNPDAVEKVFQLKGRDKSKSLIVLLHNDNQLASYVNEIPDVAYQLIEYTEKPLTIVYSNAKNLAPNAIAEDGSIGIRIVKHPFCEQLLQRFRKPIISTSANISGEPTAKDFDEISDAIKDGVDYIVAYDRDVTTDGKSSTVMKLDPSGKFEFIRK, from the coding sequence ATGAGTGCATTCGTAGATCGTGAGGATTTGAATAAGGCCTTGGAGACGTTAAAAAACGGCGGATTAATTCTATACCCCACCGACACCATTTGGGGGATCGGTTGTGATGCCACCAATCCTGATGCCGTGGAGAAAGTTTTCCAGCTGAAAGGAAGAGATAAATCCAAAAGTCTGATCGTCCTTTTACACAACGACAATCAATTGGCGAGTTATGTAAATGAAATCCCGGATGTGGCTTATCAACTTATTGAATACACCGAAAAACCCTTGACAATTGTCTATTCGAATGCCAAAAATCTTGCGCCCAATGCGATTGCTGAGGACGGTTCAATTGGCATTCGAATTGTCAAGCACCCTTTTTGTGAACAACTTTTACAACGGTTTCGCAAACCGATAATTTCAACTTCAGCAAATATCAGTGGTGAACCAACGGCGAAAGATTTTGATGAAATATCTGATGCCATCAAAGATGGGGTAGACTATATTGTCGCCTATGACAGAGACGTAACAACAGATGGAAAATCATCTACTGTCATGAAGCTGGACCCAAGTGGTAAATTTGAATTTATTAGAAAATAG
- a CDS encoding DUF4920 domain-containing protein: MKKIVLFFALAFAVTNLSFAQQKDIPAAKPGVKYGKEISATNAISVAKLEKELTQKNAFNGKVAGKVVEVCKKKGYFMTLQREGEEPITVRFKDYGFFMPADIVGKTVVVEGIAKKKEVSVASLQHAAKDLGKSQAEIDQITQPKKDISIIADGVLVVK, encoded by the coding sequence ATGAAAAAGATCGTTTTATTTTTTGCATTAGCATTTGCTGTTACCAATTTATCTTTTGCGCAGCAAAAGGATATTCCCGCCGCCAAACCAGGCGTAAAATATGGCAAAGAAATCTCTGCGACCAATGCGATTTCAGTAGCAAAGCTTGAAAAAGAACTTACGCAAAAGAACGCATTCAACGGAAAGGTAGCCGGTAAGGTCGTTGAGGTATGTAAGAAAAAAGGCTATTTCATGACGTTGCAACGGGAAGGTGAAGAGCCTATTACCGTTCGTTTTAAGGACTATGGTTTCTTCATGCCAGCAGACATTGTCGGTAAAACGGTTGTTGTCGAGGGTATTGCGAAGAAAAAAGAAGTTTCTGTAGCGTCGTTACAACATGCGGCAAAGGATCTGGGTAAATCACAGGCTGAAATAGATCAGATTACTCAACCTAAAAAAGATATTAGCATTATTGCCGACGGCGTTTTGGTTGTCAAATAA
- the folP gene encoding dihydropteroate synthase, whose amino-acid sequence MKIFQPSPCHSILVDGTLMAFEKPIIMGILNVTPDSFYDGGDNTTVELAVEKAKKLLLEGAQILDIGAYSSRPGAPLISSQEEMDRALPAIRAIKAAFPDAILSIDTFRADVAAAAIDAGVHIINDVSGGTLDDNMFATVAKYQVPYILMHMRGIPENMQEKTDYNDIVTDVATFLGDRIATLRSMGVKDIILDPGFGFAKTVEQNYELLYRVNELHYFELPILGGISRKSMIYKKIGITAQEALNGTTALNTLLLERGVQILRVHDVKEAKQLVDLFYS is encoded by the coding sequence ATGAAAATATTCCAGCCTTCACCCTGTCATTCCATACTGGTCGATGGTACCTTAATGGCTTTCGAAAAGCCCATTATTATGGGGATACTCAATGTGACTCCAGATTCATTTTATGATGGTGGCGACAATACAACCGTCGAACTTGCGGTAGAGAAAGCAAAGAAGCTATTGCTTGAAGGTGCTCAAATTCTTGATATTGGCGCCTATTCCTCACGTCCAGGTGCTCCATTGATCTCATCACAGGAGGAAATGGATCGAGCTCTTCCCGCTATCCGAGCTATTAAAGCAGCGTTTCCTGATGCTATTTTGTCGATCGATACGTTTAGAGCTGATGTTGCTGCTGCTGCCATCGATGCGGGAGTGCACATCATAAATGATGTGTCGGGAGGTACGCTCGACGATAACATGTTCGCCACGGTAGCAAAATATCAAGTTCCGTATATTCTCATGCATATGCGCGGTATTCCCGAAAATATGCAGGAAAAAACCGATTACAACGATATTGTAACTGACGTCGCCACCTTTTTAGGTGACCGCATTGCAACGCTAAGAAGTATGGGGGTGAAAGACATTATTCTTGATCCGGGATTTGGTTTTGCAAAGACAGTGGAACAAAACTATGAGTTACTCTATCGTGTCAATGAACTTCATTACTTTGAATTACCAATTTTGGGCGGAATATCCCGTAAATCCATGATTTATAAAAAAATCGGAATCACTGCCCAGGAAGCTTTAAACGGCACCACTGCTTTAAATACGCTACTTCTCGAAAGAGGTGTACAAATTCTCCGCGTACATGATGTAAAGGAAGCGAAGCAATTGGTTGATCTCTTCTATTCGTAA
- a CDS encoding cytochrome c peroxidase, whose translation MKKVILILTVIVIALSCSRDDIVESTQEDNPTVTFSIPTDFPSLNNAFNSNKPTNFGVELGEKLFHEKRFSGNNTISCASCHNPSLAFSDGKMQAVGIDDRIGFRNTPPLQNLAFMKFYNWDGNILELEKQPLVPIITHEEMNSSILEVIGKINGDFDYKVLFKKAFGDENITPERIYKSIAQYEYTLISADSKYDQVKRGEGEQFTIDEERGYQLFKLKCESCHATELFTDQSFRNVGFPLNKHPDEAGRARITGIEMDYMAFRVPSLRNAEYTAPYGSFGQFPTLKSVLDYFDKGVLDAANLDPILKENGKRIPMTEEEKEAIIAFIKTLSDPKFVGK comes from the coding sequence ATGAAAAAAGTCATCTTAATCCTGACAGTTATAGTAATTGCTTTATCCTGTAGTAGGGATGATATCGTTGAATCTACGCAGGAAGACAACCCCACAGTCACGTTCAGTATTCCTACGGATTTTCCGAGTCTGAATAATGCATTTAATAGCAATAAGCCAACAAATTTTGGTGTTGAATTGGGTGAAAAACTATTTCATGAGAAAAGATTCAGTGGAAATAATACGATATCATGTGCCAGTTGCCATAATCCCTCATTGGCTTTTTCCGATGGAAAAATGCAGGCAGTGGGTATAGATGATCGCATCGGATTTCGGAACACGCCACCTTTGCAGAATTTGGCTTTTATGAAATTTTATAATTGGGATGGCAATATACTTGAACTGGAAAAGCAACCTTTAGTGCCAATTATCACGCATGAGGAGATGAACTCTTCTATTCTGGAGGTTATCGGTAAAATTAATGGGGATTTTGACTACAAAGTATTGTTCAAGAAGGCTTTTGGCGACGAGAATATTACACCTGAACGAATTTATAAAAGTATTGCGCAATATGAGTATACCTTAATTTCGGCCGACAGTAAATATGATCAGGTAAAACGAGGTGAAGGGGAGCAATTCACGATCGATGAAGAACGGGGATATCAGCTGTTTAAGTTGAAATGTGAAAGCTGCCATGCAACAGAATTATTTACCGATCAGAGTTTTAGAAATGTAGGGTTTCCTTTAAATAAACATCCAGACGAGGCCGGGCGAGCACGTATCACAGGTATTGAAATGGACTATATGGCTTTTCGGGTACCTTCTTTAAGAAATGCGGAATATACAGCGCCTTATGGAAGTTTTGGGCAGTTCCCAACGTTAAAATCTGTCCTGGATTATTTTGACAAAGGTGTTTTGGATGCAGCTAACCTTGATCCGATTCTTAAAGAAAATGGAAAAAGAATTCCTATGACAGAAGAAGAAAAGGAAGCGATCATCGCTTTTATTAAAACATTAAGTGATCCGAAATTTGTAGGCAAATAA
- a CDS encoding MbnP family protein: MINNAIKLLMISLVMVSCSKSEDVANSVNLHFNNTFKNTTIVLGSADSPAASTNTSASGQLHQFSELKYVISNIRLIKADGSEIPYNVNDLDKGATVIDQAKAATLNYVLSNIPVGEYKQIKFGLGVKQEINTLDQLRFPVFYATAGANDTKMHWEWGTGYRFTKLEGFYDADHKELSIHTGSTINGTNGDESTYKQGVDAYRDITLNLPSLVTVGKSVPQINIRADFDKLLSGKTNTITLGANNAVPSIHSAVEMVKFVDNLGGNGSSDTAGMFTVESVSN, encoded by the coding sequence ATGATAAACAATGCAATTAAGCTCCTGATGATTTCTTTGGTTATGGTTTCTTGTAGCAAAAGTGAAGATGTCGCCAACAGTGTTAACTTACATTTCAACAATACATTTAAAAATACAACAATTGTGCTGGGTAGTGCAGATTCACCAGCTGCCTCAACAAATACATCAGCCAGTGGGCAACTGCATCAGTTTTCTGAGCTGAAGTATGTAATTAGCAATATCAGACTGATTAAAGCCGATGGATCTGAAATCCCTTATAATGTAAATGATCTGGATAAAGGGGCTACAGTAATTGATCAGGCGAAAGCGGCAACTTTAAATTATGTACTGAGTAATATACCTGTTGGCGAGTATAAACAGATCAAATTCGGCTTGGGGGTAAAACAGGAAATAAATACATTGGATCAGTTAAGATTCCCAGTGTTTTATGCAACAGCTGGGGCCAACGATACTAAAATGCATTGGGAATGGGGGACAGGTTACCGATTTACGAAATTGGAAGGCTTTTATGATGCAGATCATAAAGAGTTATCTATTCACACTGGAAGTACGATCAACGGAACAAATGGTGATGAATCCACTTATAAACAGGGGGTCGATGCTTATCGGGATATTACGTTGAATTTACCTTCCTTAGTTACTGTTGGAAAAAGTGTACCACAGATCAATATCAGGGCGGATTTCGATAAGCTCTTAAGCGGAAAAACGAATACCATCACACTGGGTGCCAACAATGCTGTGCCTAGTATTCATTCGGCAGTCGAAATGGTCAAATTTGTTGATAATCTTGGCGGTAACGGTAGCAGTGATACAGCTGGAATGTTCACTGTTGAGAGCGTTTCTAATTAA
- a CDS encoding TonB-dependent receptor, whose protein sequence is MRKISIILFMLSLGWNVHGQNNPITRDTTRRLAEVTVNAAAKKRIENDLKMTVSVDEYLASASNISFIKRGAYAWEPLLNNMSSERSTITIDGMHVFGACTDKMDPITSYVESNNLAAIDIKSGQEGNLHGATVAGSIDLKRRNTAFGLQKKIGGAYQTGFEFNNKQTFNLGNLYYSSDKFVADGSIAFRKAGNYYDGNDDEVRHSQYNKFNASLGLAYKTSPLSAVRVDAIFDRAKNVGFPALPMDLSLSRAIITSAAYKQLFEEGLVKVWDTKVYFNAVEHYMDDTTRPENLVHMDMPGWSTTYGLLSKINLQKDRYSSEIQVNAYDNLSIAEMRMYPQDRSKQTMFAYSWPWVTTRFASVAMNNALDLSDISRLVFGGSLGLNYNYSKYVEFNWIFHPGSPQKKNRILPSLHASYQLNIGQFDFSLGTGFGHRAPSVSEAYGYYIYNSFDRYDYIGNPDLKNEVSYEANASAGFKTEKLSIGAKANYFFIQDYIIGRILSLGSPMNYQSVGVKGYTSLDHATLFNLALNAQYQVLPGLDWKVVLTYARGQDNMGGNLPFIRPLSYQTSLHYRYKMIGVQTSMNGDFSQVNFSPEYGEDQTASYKIWNVSADYNFTIGKLNAMFQVGAENLFNEYYSTYADWGNIPRMGRNIFTSLKINF, encoded by the coding sequence ATGAGGAAGATAAGTATTATTCTCTTTATGTTGTCTTTGGGATGGAACGTACACGGACAAAACAATCCTATTACCCGTGATACAACGAGGCGTCTAGCCGAGGTTACAGTCAATGCAGCTGCCAAAAAGAGGATTGAAAACGATCTGAAGATGACAGTTTCTGTGGATGAATATTTGGCTTCTGCAAGTAATATCAGCTTCATAAAACGCGGTGCCTATGCTTGGGAACCCCTGCTCAATAATATGAGTAGTGAGCGTTCGACAATTACGATCGATGGGATGCATGTCTTTGGAGCATGTACGGATAAAATGGACCCGATAACCTCGTATGTAGAAAGTAATAACCTTGCTGCAATAGATATTAAATCTGGGCAGGAAGGTAATCTGCATGGTGCTACGGTCGCTGGCAGTATAGATCTAAAAAGAAGGAATACCGCGTTTGGTCTGCAGAAAAAAATTGGCGGAGCCTATCAGACAGGTTTTGAATTCAATAATAAGCAGACTTTCAATCTTGGGAATTTATATTACTCAAGTGACAAATTTGTGGCAGATGGAAGTATTGCCTTCCGGAAGGCGGGAAATTATTATGATGGAAATGACGATGAAGTACGGCATTCGCAATATAATAAATTCAATGCGTCGTTGGGCTTGGCCTATAAAACAAGTCCGCTTTCTGCTGTTCGGGTAGATGCTATTTTTGATCGTGCAAAAAATGTGGGATTTCCTGCTTTGCCAATGGACTTATCCTTATCCAGAGCGATTATCACTTCCGCGGCATACAAACAGTTGTTTGAAGAGGGTTTGGTAAAGGTATGGGACACCAAAGTTTATTTTAATGCAGTTGAGCACTATATGGATGATACGACCCGTCCGGAAAATTTGGTCCATATGGATATGCCAGGCTGGAGTACGACCTACGGTCTTTTATCTAAAATTAATCTGCAGAAAGACCGCTATTCTTCGGAAATACAGGTAAATGCTTATGATAATCTATCGATAGCTGAGATGCGCATGTACCCGCAGGATCGATCCAAACAGACTATGTTTGCCTATAGCTGGCCATGGGTGACCACCCGTTTTGCGAGTGTAGCCATGAATAACGCGTTGGATCTTTCTGATATCAGTAGACTTGTCTTTGGAGGTTCTTTGGGTTTGAACTATAACTATTCGAAATACGTTGAATTCAACTGGATTTTCCATCCTGGTTCTCCTCAGAAGAAAAATAGAATTCTGCCGAGCCTACATGCTAGCTATCAGTTAAATATTGGTCAGTTTGACTTTTCCCTAGGAACAGGGTTTGGGCATCGTGCTCCTTCTGTTTCGGAAGCGTATGGTTATTACATTTATAACAGTTTCGATCGGTATGACTATATCGGAAATCCGGATTTAAAAAATGAAGTCTCTTATGAAGCCAATGCCAGTGCCGGATTTAAGACCGAAAAGTTAAGCATTGGGGCCAAGGCCAATTATTTCTTTATCCAAGACTACATTATTGGCCGGATTTTGAGTTTGGGTAGCCCGATGAACTATCAATCGGTAGGCGTGAAAGGCTATACCTCTTTAGATCATGCGACTCTGTTTAATCTGGCACTCAATGCGCAATATCAAGTTTTGCCAGGTCTAGATTGGAAAGTCGTACTTACCTATGCCAGAGGGCAAGACAATATGGGCGGAAACCTGCCTTTTATACGTCCCTTAAGTTATCAAACATCACTGCATTACCGATACAAAATGATCGGTGTGCAAACTTCAATGAACGGGGACTTTAGCCAGGTCAATTTTAGCCCTGAATACGGAGAGGACCAAACTGCATCCTATAAGATATGGAATGTTTCGGCAGACTATAACTTCACTATTGGAAAATTGAATGCAATGTTTCAGGTTGGTGCGGAGAACCTCTTCAATGAATACTATAGTACCTATGCAGATTGGGGAAATATACCACGCATGGGTAGGAATATTTTTACATCCTTAAAAATCAATTTTTAA
- a CDS encoding DUF5125 domain-containing protein, whose translation MKRYLINILLGTAAITAVNSCKKDEKYTYQIGDPKIELKSPISAANFGDSLEFQVHVSDSEVALSTVKAQLYFTDDKVTETVIRTKQNGDYAGKIYVPFLKDIPDGKATLKFVLQNISQKITEQSFDINLSRPDFPYLTLVTESKSYRMEKVGRNQYAAKENFAAEVKGYIQAPKVGTQGNAMNFGWVNNVINLGSTAEIPFSNSTSGVYPIQFNTLTFQASPFIVVLLNGSQFSRLDDKHAKVELELAQGKTTTFEGIADLQDWWIDPDFFTKAADGTLSFKGSTGKYRVTADFNLKYFVVEAMTGNDLAKLQDDGSGAVWIIGEGIGKPKVSSNQVGWNTDKALCLVPLGNKKYQITVKAGESIKSDNINFKFFHQKGWGGEFGGTDVTTSSDIVFVGDGNNGRDSGNLGIKTGKVLEAGKTYVFTLDLTAGNKKAVLTVASK comes from the coding sequence ATGAAAAGATATCTCATCAATATACTATTGGGAACTGCTGCTATTACTGCAGTTAATTCCTGTAAAAAGGATGAAAAATATACCTATCAAATAGGGGATCCTAAAATCGAATTGAAATCGCCTATCTCGGCTGCAAATTTTGGGGATAGTCTCGAGTTTCAGGTCCATGTGTCGGATAGTGAAGTTGCGCTGTCTACTGTTAAAGCACAATTGTATTTTACAGACGACAAGGTAACAGAAACCGTTATCCGTACCAAACAAAATGGAGACTATGCTGGAAAGATTTATGTTCCGTTTCTGAAAGATATTCCCGATGGAAAAGCAACCCTTAAGTTTGTCTTACAGAATATTAGCCAAAAAATAACGGAACAATCTTTTGATATTAATCTGAGCAGACCCGACTTTCCATATTTAACTTTAGTCACAGAATCCAAATCCTATCGCATGGAAAAGGTAGGACGTAATCAATATGCGGCAAAAGAAAATTTTGCAGCTGAGGTAAAAGGCTATATTCAAGCGCCAAAAGTAGGTACACAAGGTAATGCGATGAATTTTGGTTGGGTCAATAATGTTATTAACTTGGGGTCTACCGCTGAAATTCCTTTTTCAAATTCGACTTCTGGTGTATACCCGATTCAATTTAATACATTAACATTTCAGGCATCTCCATTTATTGTTGTACTGCTAAATGGATCGCAGTTCAGTCGACTGGATGATAAACATGCTAAAGTTGAACTCGAACTGGCCCAAGGGAAAACGACGACTTTTGAAGGGATTGCGGATCTGCAAGATTGGTGGATCGATCCAGATTTCTTTACCAAAGCGGCCGATGGAACTCTATCGTTTAAAGGATCAACTGGAAAATACCGTGTTACCGCAGACTTTAACTTAAAATACTTTGTAGTTGAGGCGATGACAGGCAATGATTTGGCAAAACTCCAAGATGATGGATCTGGGGCTGTCTGGATTATCGGTGAGGGAATTGGAAAGCCTAAAGTATCCAGTAACCAGGTGGGCTGGAACACGGATAAAGCACTTTGTCTGGTGCCGCTAGGTAACAAGAAATACCAGATAACTGTTAAGGCAGGAGAGTCTATAAAATCCGATAACATCAACTTCAAATTTTTCCATCAAAAAGGATGGGGCGGTGAATTTGGTGGTACAGATGTGACAACCTCAAGTGATATCGTCTTTGTGGGTGATGGCAATAATGGTCGTGATTCAGGCAATCTGGGTATCAAAACCGGCAAAGTTTTAGAGGCAGGTAAAACCTATGTTTTTACATTGGATTTAACTGCCGGCAATAAGAAAGCGGTTTTGACGGTTGCGTCAAAATAA